One segment of Castanea sativa cultivar Marrone di Chiusa Pesio chromosome 3, ASM4071231v1 DNA contains the following:
- the LOC142628524 gene encoding putative disease resistance protein At5g05400 — translation MVTLTPVEQWLGYSFHYTRNIENMKKKVEELEARKEKNAIDASGGNCEEIKQYVKSWLAEVNEIMGKAKDLVIEDDKRAKTTGSYRTLLNLKLRHQQSKKAKKIVEDIDEVLKNSRFESRMLTMKVLIVALKDDNINLVGVWGMAGVGKTTLVREVAKQVKEEKLFDEVVIATVTQSPDFIRIQGEIADKLDLKIDKKTLSGRADLRRARLSKEKNQKILVILDDIWKKLDLDEIGIPSNGCKLVVTSRNSDRLSCEMGTQKDFGLNLLPQEEARSLFEKMMGDSLKDQKLQSIATEVSKECAGLPLALVNSCKVLKN, via the coding sequence ATGGTTACACTTACACCAGTTGAACAATGGCTAGGTTATTCGTTTCACTACACCCGCAACATTGAGAATATGAAGAAAAAGGTAGAGGAGTTGGAAGctagaaaagagaaaaatgccATTGATGCTAGTGGCGGAAACTGTGAAGAAATTAAACAGTATGTTAAGAGTTGGTTAGCAGAAGTGAATGAGATTATGGGAAAGGCCAAGGATTTAGTTATTGAAGATGACAAAAGAGCAAAGACAACAGGTTCCTATCGGACACTGCTGAACTTGAAGCTACGGCATCAGCAAAGTAAGAAAGCAAAGAAGATAGTGGAAGATATTGATGAGGTCCTAAAAAACAGCAGATTTGAATCAAGAATGTTGACTATGAAGGTACTTATAGTGGCACTGAAAGATGATAATATCAATTTGGTAGGGGTGTGGGGGATGGCAGGTGTGGGAAAGACTACACTGGTGAGAGAAGTTGCTAAGCAAGTCAAGGAAGAAAAGTTATTCGATGAGGTGGTTATAGCAACTGTGACGCAAAGCCCAGACTTTATACGAATTCAAGGAGAAATTGCAGACAAACTAGATCTAAAGATTGATAAGAAAACTTTAAGCGGAAGAGCAGATCTTCGAAGAGCAAGGTTATCAAAAGAGAAGAATCAGAAGATACTTGTTATCCTGGATGATATATGGAAGAAACTTGATTTGGACGAAATAGGAATTCCTAGTAATGGATGCAAATTAGTGGTAACATCCAGGAACAGCGATAGATTATCATGTGAGATGGGCACTCAAAAGGATTTTGGGCTTAATTTGTTACCTCAAGAAGAAGCACGGAGTTTATTTGAGAAGATGATGGGTGATTCTCTCAAAGACCAAAAATTGCAATCAATAGCAACCGAGGTATCAAAAGAGTGTGCAGGTCTGCCTCTTGCACTTGTTAACAGTTgcaaagtattaaaaaattag